From Leishmania infantum JPCM5 genome chromosome 21:
GCATGTCGTACAACGGCATCCGTGCACCATCGCTGCTGGTCATTCCCTTCTGCGCTATCAGCGGCATGTACTTCTCCGTTGCCAGCGTTATCACTGCTGCGCCCACGCCGCTTGTAGGCCATCTATTCGGGTACGGGGTGAGTGTAGGTGTTGGGCTCACCATGTTGTGGTTGCGGCGCGTCTCGTGGTACTACCCTCTCCTTGGCCTCATGTATCTGTCATTTGGCGGTCTGCACCACTATCGCAAGATGATGGTGTACGGTGACAACGCCCCTATCTTTTACTGGTCGGACTTTGGCGAGATCTACCGTGACAGAAAAGCGCGCCGCCtggagaagaagcggtgcACCGAAGAGAAGGCCATGGTGCAACAAGAGCGTGCAATCGAGTAGTGacgatggcagcggcaccggcgaggccccctccccctcagaTCCTCAGCGAGTACGGCGGCCACGTGCGCAGGGCGCGCATCTGCCGCACCTACGCACGCTGGTTAATGTCGCTTTttcgcctctcccctctccacaTGTCTCTCTGTTTCTGTGCCGTGCCGGCGACACAGTTACGACCACGACGGCAGTGCCACGTACCGTGCCACCATCCCCCCATCCGCCTGGACACTCACACGCGACTAACGAAGCGGAAGCATGGACACATCAAGGAGCGCtctcgcccccctctcccactcacccaccccacacacgcacacacctgaAGCACATGAGGCCAAGTGCGCCCCCGACAACAGCAGACCTGCAGGGAAGGAAGGTATCCGGCTGGTGGTTAAACAGCcgcagcccctccctctccttgtTCTTTACGTGGGACGTGCTTTGTAGCCTCAACAGGGGCCCTGTatcgctctccctcccccgcttcCGCCTCTTGCTCATCCCTCCCTCTACGCCTCCCGCTCTGTCTGTCGGCCGAAGCACCTCACGCGTGTCGAGCCGAACCGACGCGCGCTTTTGACTTTTTGATCGTGACGGAGTCGCAgcgccgacacacgcacacacaagcacacgcggcTCCGTTTCGACGGCACCCGAAGGGATCACACGCGCCACAGATTCGCGTGCGGTCTCCTGAAGTTTGCCTCTCTCCCGTTACTCCCTAGGGCGGGCGTGTATGGGCACAAAGCAGTCGCCATACACATACCCAGATACAttgacacacacgcacacagagattGAACCGTTCGCAGCAATGCCGTCCAATGCTGAGCTCTATATATACTACTGTCGGCGCTCCGCATGCCACCCCAATAGCGCGGTGAAGCGCTACCTCGACGACACAGCCAGCAGCCCGCTCGAGGTAGTGGATGTCTCGGCGAACTACTTGGGCACGCGCGGCCTTATTCCTGTCTTGGACCTCGTAAAGAACACCAAGACGGTGCACACGTTGGATTTGAGCAACAACATGATGGAGCTGGAGCATGTGGAGCACCTGGCGTACtgcctcgccctccacccctGCATGCGGACGGTGCGCCTGTGCAACGACGGGTTGCATGACGGCCACgtcgacgcgctgctgcagctgctggcggaaAACGCGTCCATTGAGCACGTTTCTGTAGAGGGCAACAACTTGACGGCGGCTTCGGTGCAGGCTATTGCACGGGCGCTAGAAAAGAGCAAGGCGGTGcgggcgcagcgccgccgcgaggaggaggagcacgacTCCTATCTGAAGAGCCACACGCCCCGAGCGCGTCTATCCTTTCAAGCACGCCTCTCCGACCACATATCGGCGGCAGAGTCCGGCGGCTACACCCACTACGCGACGTGGTGGAAGAACCCGCAGTACAGCGTGAagctctctcgctcgtcgCGCGTGTTGTTTGTGCTGGAGTGCGCCCATGCCGAGGCCGCCAATCAGGTAGGAATGCTGCTGATGCGTCACGACGGCGTGCACCGCGTTGTCGAAATCCTTGCTGATACCCTTGTTGTGGAAAGCTCCATCGAAGATCAGCGGTGCGCTATGGAGGCCCACCTTCGCATGGATGAGTCGTACGTTGTGATGCCCTTCTCCTTTAACGTGGGCCGCGCCGTGGACTTTACGCTGGTCGCCACCCTTCGCAACGACCACActgcgcaggaggagggctgGATCACGGTAGAGCGGCTCAACGCGCGGTACGACTGGTGCATGCGAACGGTGGAAGCGGCCTGGACGAGCGACAACGCCGGCGGAGGCCCGGACTGCCTTTCCTGGCGGCGCAACGACATGTACCACCTCACGTGCGcgaacaccgccgccgctgcggggcagcagcagcagccgtcctTCATGGCCACCGTGCACGTATTGCTCATGAAGGAGGCTGATCCGTACGAGAACGATAGTCGGGCAATTGGGCTGGACGTGGTCACCTACGACGTCCACAACGCGActgctccgccgctgctATGTACCCCCGAAGTCGTGCGCGCGTCCCACTCTCACCAGCGGAAGACCTTTATTTCGCTGCAGTTCAGCATGCCTGTCGCAGAGCTGGACGTGTTCGTTGTCCCGAGtacggcggaggcgaggcaGACGGGGACGTATAGCATCACCGTTTTCAGCTCGGTGTCAGTCGACTTCGCGAGGTCGGCGTTCCCGCACGGGTGGCGCTATCGCACCGTGACCGGCTACTGGGATGCCGACTGCTGTGGTGGGTGTCGTCAGCTGTATCAGTCGTGGAAGAACAACCCTGCCACGGAGGTGTGCGTCGAGGATGCCGCGAAGTCTCTCGTGGCATGCGTTGAGGTGCACGCGGCGGAAGCaacgacggtggcgcagagTGCAGAGGAGAAGACGGCTACTGCAGCCGCCGAAGAAACACCGGCGGCGATGGAAAGGAAGGCAGAGCTGGAGGAGTTGCGTCAACGTCACCGCAGCTCTAAGCGAGAAGTCTGCGTCGCCGTGGTGAGCTGCAGCCCGCCGTCGTACGCCGAGTTGGCCGTGTCGGCGCTGTCGGAAAAGTCAGCGATGGCGGTAGCCAGCGATATTCAGCAGCCCGTCTTTGTCGTACCAATGctccgccacgccgccgagACGGGCGCCTACACTTTGGagctcttctcctcttcttcttttgtCGTCTGCGGGGCAACACAGTCGCTCGCCGTACGACAGCGAAAGGCACAGCTGGCTGCCTACTCCGCCGAAAAcgggcggcgcgcagcacagcaaaacgcagagcagcaagcttgtcgcggtggcgccgaccTGCCCGCCCTGCGTGAGGAGAGACGGGCAATATTGGACAGGCTCTACGCGACTGACCTGCCGTTTGTCGACCGCGACTTCCCGCGCGGCACATCGTCCCTGTTTCTAGACCCGGCTGGTGCCCCGCCGCTAAACTTTCCGGCGGTGACGGAGTGGAGNNNNNNNNNNNNNNNNNNNNNNNNNNNNNNNNNNNNNNNNNNNNNNNNNNNNNNNNNNNNNNNNNNNNNNNNNNNNNNNNNNNNNNNNNNNNNNNNNNNNNCTTACGGTGACGAGAACATCTGCAACGGTGGCGGACACGGCGCCAATCGAGGTGCATGTTGGAGTGCACCGCCGCGATCCTCGCCTCGATATCACACGCGACAAGCACGCCACTGCCACGCTCAAAACGGCGATCGGCTTTGCTGTGCTAGCGACGGAAGACAACTGCcggcgcgtctgccgcaTCACAGACAAGCAGCTGTTGCAGCTCGTCACCCCGAACCGGCAGCGCGACGCCTACTGCATGCTACAACTCACCGCCGAGGCGCTCTGCTCGCAGCGCATTACTGTTATGCCGTTCCGCGAGCACACTTGCGACACCGACGCGCTCTACTGCATctcggcgagctgcagcggccccGCCACGGTAAGCATCGCGCACGTCACCCCCaacgccatcaccaccgtgGCAGGGCAATGGGACTCAAATGTCGGTGCCCCTGACTCGCCGCTCTGGCGCAACAACCCGCagttctttctctctcccgtgGAAGCGATGGAGGTGACAATAACGCTGCGCACGGCTCATCCGACATCCGGCGTGCGCGGCTTCACCGTCCACAACACGCAGCGGTGTAGCAGCTTTCTTACCTTTGAGCCCCCCACAGTTGTggcgagcgccgctgcagatACGGTAGGGGGGGTGCCGACGTGCGTGGTGCGTCTGGCCGGCATGAAGGAAAGGCGTGGAATGCCATATGTGGTGGTGCCGTACTCCTCCGGCGGAGCCGAGGACTTTAGTGTGGAGGTGACTGCCAATCGTTCAGTGCAGCTTCGACCGATTGACCCACGACTTGACTGGCATAGGGTGCGGCAGAACGTGTCGATCAGCGCTGAGAAAGgcaacgccggcggcagTCTCGCATTTCCGTCGTGGCGTTTCAACACTCAGATGGCGCTCACGTTCCCCGTGGAGCGCGAGGGCCGTCTTTTCATATCTGCCCGGCGTCTCCGCTCCGCCGACCCACGCGTGAAGGTGGGCATGGTGCTGATGCGGTCCAGTCGCACCGTGAGCGGCGGCtaccgccgccttctcgttTACGCAGAGGCGGACATCGTTGCGCGGTCATCGGAAAGGGCCGGCGGAGAGGCTACTCTGGCCACAGAGGTGAACCTTTCAGCCGGGCAAGgggcgctggtgctgttgGTCCACGCAGACCAACCGTACAAGGAGGCCGAGGTAGAGGTGAGCGTCTACTCGGCAGCCACCGTGGAGGTGCAACCAGTGGTGGAGTGGACGAAGGTGTTGTGGAAGGAAGGAAGTTGGGAGCTTGGTACCACCGCCGGTGGAAGCCGCACCCACTTCGCGAATTGGATCAACAACCCCTTCTACGGCCTCTCGGTAATTCGAAGTACCAAAGTTgtcgtcctcctcttgcAGTACCCCCGCGACCGCGAGCACCCCAAGGTGCGGCGGTATGGTCAGAAGAAGGCGTTTCTGCCGCCCCCAATAGAGTTCAAGGAGCGATGCACCACCATCGAACTGAGCATCGTCAAGTACGACAAGGACCTTTCAGAGGTGGCAAGCGTGAATGCGGGaaccgcggcggaggcgtaCCTGGTAacggagctgctgcctgATCAGCCGTACCTCCTCGTGCCGTGCACCAGCGAGCCGCAGCACGACGGGGACTTCAAACTCTTCGTCTTTGCCGATCACCCCATTGATCTCTTTGAGGCCGAgaagccgcggctgccgtaCGTCTAGCGCCACCTTGCTTTTGCTAAGCGTGTGCTACGCCAACATCCGAAGAGAAGGCGCACAGGGACGTGCGGCCGGGGGGGGGTATGCGCTGCAGGTACGGAAAGAGAGGTGAGTGTCTTGGTAACTGTGCGCTACGATGCTGCCTCTCCGCTCCCttcacctctccctcccgtGCCCCCGTTTCGCCGCCTGCCGTGACATGTAAACGACCTActtttttgttctctctTCGGCTACGTGCCTCCTGCGACCTATAATGCTGTTGTACTGTCTTGTATGGCCTCCCTATCCTGTGCGCTTGCTGCGTGTGGGTGAGTGGCCACGAAGCCAATACGGCCCTTCGGCGTCCACATCGGGCGtgtggtggggagggagcgaAAAAGAGGGGCGGGGTGATGATGAGTGGAGATGAGACAGATGAGGCCGCTGTGTTTGGCCGCATCTTCTCTACCCCCGcggacacagacacatacacagagatGCAATATGTGATCGACGGGCAGGGATGCATGCACAAGCACCCGCTTGTAGAGATGTACATACTGGACTACGGCCTTTCCCTAATGTTGCGGGACGCGGACCCGATGTGTTTTTTGTCATGTCGCGCCCAAAAGCGTGGCGGCACGACCTGCCCCTTCCCACAAACAGCTCGAGATAGGGAGGCAGGACACACGGCAGATGTGCACgaactcacgcacacacgcactacCCACGGATGGTGTGCATTCCACCGCTGCGAAAGAGAGAGTGAAGAAGGCTGAACACTACCTGGCGTTGAGCCTGTGACGCGGAGAGCGGAATTCGGCCAGCAGCGCAGTACCGTTATGTGACCCACTGCTGTTGTCGTAGGGGCTGGTGCTACAGCATCGCATCAGCGCCTCCAACGACGTCACCCCTGCTCCTCTTACATCAGAGTATATGAGTGATGGCTGTCTCCAGCTACCTCCTCGTCATTCGCCCACCTGCACGAaccttctctccccctccctcctcttccccccctTCTCGCTGTTCTCTTGGCTGTatgttttgtttgtttgcttcgcttcgccttctcatgcgtgtgtggtgcaACGGTGAAGATGGacagtggcggcagcggcagcagcagcagcattgGCGAACAGACCACAAATCTATAGATAGACACAAAAAAGAAGCAGGTCTACGGcccaacagcagcgcggcatACGTGTCGCCGTTTCTCTCTcgaccgccgcgccaccatcGGGTAGGTCCTGTACATAGACATGCATTCgcagcacacatacatagaCGCATACAAATCTATCGAAGCCCCGCCCCTGCTCGCATCTTTTCACCCCCTTCATTGTCAACCGTCATTTCTTCTGCACAGCAGCTATgttgcgccgcagcgtgcgtgcgttggAGAAGTTGGTGATTGTCGAGTCACCCAACAAGGTCATAAAGGTGGAGGGGCTCCTGAGCGACCCAAAGGTAATACCGGACTGGTCGTTCAACAATAGCAAGCTCCGTGCTATCAGTACTGGCGCGGAGAAAGCGATTGCTATGGCCACGACAGGGCACTTCATGTCTCTGAAGGAGCTGACGTGGTCTCCGCAGTCGTCCAGCCCCGCTTCGAGAGTCACATCCGCGGACTTCCCTTCCAACGGCCTACTCGTCAGCTTCTCGCTTGAGTGGGAGCTGATCCCTGGGCGCCGCATCCAGGACACGGTATCGCACTACAtcgaggagaaggcggatAACCTGACGGAGATTATCGTCGCGACTGATCCCGATCGTGAGGGAGAGCTGATCGcggtgcacgcgcagaaCCTGATTCGAAGCATGTTCCCACAGCTCAACGTCCCTTTCACGCGCGCGTACATGCacagcatcaccgccgaGGGAATCCGCCGCGCCATGGAGGAGCGGCACGAGGCGTTTGACTACAACCTCGCCAAcgctgcagaggcgcggCACGCAATGGACCGCATCTTTGGCTTTCTTGGGAGCTCGGTGGTACGCTACGCCAACCCGCAGATGCGCTCCATCGGGCGAGTGCAAACACCAGCGCTCATCCTAATAAAGGACCGGGAGGACAAGATCAAGTCATACCTCGACTCTCACGCCTCCACGTTCGAGATTCAGGCAGTGTGCTATTTCACCTCCAAGCACAACCGCCGCTTCTCCCAGGTGGTGAAGgtgacgccggcgcacaagggcggcgccgcgccggtggACTGGAGCGACGAGGCGACTGTCAAGCAGCGGTGCGAGCAGTGGGCGCTGAACTTGGCCACCCACTTTAGCGTTTCGCCCGGCGCAAAGCCGCAGGAGACCGTGACGCCCCCACCGAAGCCGTTTACGATGGCCACGCTCATCGCCAGGGCGAACCGGCAGCTGCACTACTCCAGCGATATGGTCAGCTTATGCCTACAGGACCTGTTCCAGATGGGCTACATCACCTACCCGCGCACGGACAGCACCCGCATCGACGAGTCGATTCTGCCCTCCATCTACGCGGCTGTGCGCAGAGAGCACGGTAAGCGCCTTCTGCAGGAGCAGGATGGTCCGTCCAAGTCAGGCTCGCGTCGCTCAACTGCACAGAAGGAAGCGGCGGACGCCAACGTTGAGGACGCGCATGAAGCGATCCGGCCCACCAACATTGACACTACCGTCGAGGAGCTTGGTGCTGTATCCGCGCCGATGAAGCACATTTACGACCTGGTGCGCCGCAACACGATGGCGGTTCACATGATCCCGATGAAGACGGAGCGGAttgtggtgctggtggcgtgCAAGGCTGCcaacggcgaggaggtggagttTGAGCTGCAGGGCAAGCACGTCGTGGAACCGGGCTGGTCAGCTGCCTTCCGCGGTAGCAAAGGCACAGCGACGCCAGTGACAGAGACAGATCAGGATATGGAGGCAGTggaagacggcggcgtcgttgtGCCGAGCATCTCCGACGACGAGTTCAAGGCGATCATGGACTTTGCTACCcagcgcggaggcggaaCAGGAGTCAAGAAAGGCAGCATGCAGCTGGAGTCGGCGCAAGTCGCGGAGAACCGACCAagcccaccgctgccgttctCGGAGGGTGGTTTGATCGAGCAGCTCAAGAACAACGGCGTGGGGCGGCCGAGCACGTACCCGATGATCGTTAAGACGCTACTCGCACGCAACTATATCACAGTCAAGAAGGGACGGTGCGAGACCACCCCGGTAGGGCGCATGCTGGTGGACACCTCCCGAGCCACGTTCCCCTCCATCGTCGACATCGGCTTCACCTCCGCTTTTGAGAAAAAGCTTGACCGCATCGCAAAGCCGGGTAGCGCGAAAGAgtgggcgctgccgccgaacgTGTCGGACGCGGACTACGTGCTCTCATCTTTTATCTCCAACTTCTTGAACTACGTGACAGAAGCGACCAAGGCACACCGAGTCGCCATCACAACGCGCTCCTTGGTCTTGcagcaggagaagagagTGGCGAGCAACACGCCGATGTCGCCGACGGACTTCCAGGCGAACCTGGTgaaggaggcgaagcgggTGTTGACGCAGGTGCCGGACCTAGTGGATAACATGAAGAGCTACCGCACTTTCACGGCCCTCCAGAACAGCCTGAACGACTACCTGCGGCGCAACTTCCCGccctcggcagcagcggtgacgcCTGCTTCATCCTCGGGAACCGCTCGCAGctacggcagcagcagcagttccgaaaagaaaaaggagtcGCACGGGGCGACTTGGAAGGTCGACAAAAAGACGCCCCGTCGCTTCCGCGCAAAGCCGAAGAAGCCGAAGAAGTAGCGCATGGGCCCCCGCGCCTGAGCCggcctctcccccctcccttcgcTTTTGCTCCGCTCTCTCTaggcggcgcctccgcacGCTGCGATGGCAAATGTGAGAGGAGGTGGGATGagcgcgatggcgccgcaACCGAAGTCTTCATGCCTGTGTTTCACTGAAGCGTTTGTGTGTCCTTTGCGGAGGGTGTTTCCGTACTAAAAGAGGATGAAATGCACAAGTGGCAATATAAGCACGCTTGCTAACCTCTCCATTCCCCCTCCCATCCCACTCCGCCGCCGAAGAGGTACTGCTGAAATACGTAAAggtgggaaagagagaagtggcggcgatgtgcgtgtgcgcatctgcGGTACTGCCGACTGTCTGCTGCGAGGGCTACAATGCGCTCAAGCCGGCGGCTATACCTCTGTTCTCGTTCTTCTGCTCTATACACGTGCTGTCACGCGCATGTCCGGCggcttccctccccttcaACATCTTGCATTTATCCGTCTTACACCTTcacctgtctctctctcgcaacccccctcctcgctctctcaaTTTTTCCCTTCTTCGACTCGCACGACGTGGCAGCGCATTATCACTCAGTTTCGGGTGGAAGGGGAGTACGCCGATTTGTAGAGGCGCTTCTTTTCTCCTCTACCCCACTCCCATCACCCCCTGTCCTCCATCACTGCAGCACAgctctttgtgtgcgcgagTTGGCTTGAGTGttcggaggcggtggtgttTGAGAGGTTGTTTCCGAAGTAGACACATCTCTTGTCGCCGTCGAAGTCGTTTGTGGAAGACACGATCGTCGTGATATCTCCCTACCCCCCTGGATTGCTCACCGCCTCACAGACTGGTGGggccacgcacacatactCACCAGTACTCGTACATGCGTACATCATAGTAGGGACACTGACTGGATAGTCTTCATTCGACTGTGCTAATTTTCCTTTTTGCCTTTTGTTGTGCTAttctcttctcctttcctcaCGCACCGACAGGCCTCCGCATCCTTTTCCACCCTCGCCCGCGAGCGTGCTTGTTTGTTTTGCCACTCGCTGATTGCAACTGCCGCTCCCTTCCTCTCATCACTCCAttgcccctcttcccttgtCCTCCGCCGCGCTCACCTCGTATTTTCGCTTACCTCGTGCGTATCTACTcttctgtgtctgtctgtgtttATGTGTTCGCTAGCGTCTCCTTCCCTCATCAACGTTTTCCTTTCCTATCTAAGCCCCTCTCCCACACTCTCTCCAGTGCTCATTCACATTTTGTTGAAGTGTGTCCGTGATTGCCTCAGATTGTGTGAacgccccccctcccactcacctccctccacccctcttGTACATAACGAAACACATAAGCACGttatcacacacacacacacacagactgCAGGGGGGGTATACATCCCCTTCACCCGCTCCACAGCGCCATCTGCCCTTCGCCTTTTCCCTCCTTCGGGTTCCCTTTTTCGTTTGAGCTTTTGTTTCGGTGTTGCGCGTAGGTGTCTGTGCCCCCGGCCGTCTACGCTAgtcacctccctccccctgtctgtgcgtgcgcgcgttttTCAACCCGCTTGTGCCACTCCAAAGTCTCCCTTTGCTCGATCCCCCCATCGGCTCCTCCcgcttcgctctctcgctttcccGTCCCGCCTCCCGTGTTCGCttgcgcttgcgtgtgctATCGTTTTGTGTCTGGCGCCTTTGGTGGGCTTCACACTCCATTTTCCACTCCACCGGCTCTCCGTTTCCTCCGCTCTGCAGTGTCGCGATCGCAATAAACACGACAGAATCTGCTGAAAGCTTTCCGTCGTCTTAGACTCCACCTCCCTCGCTCCCGATCTCCTGCTGCAGTTTTCCCAGCACCTCTTTAGGTGTGTAGGGGGGTGTTTCACCTCGCTAGTCCCTTCCCCTATTGTAGACCCGTTGCACCCTACCTCCTGGTGCCTCTCACTTCTTCTGCCCGTGCGTGTTTCTCTGCGTATCCAGCGTGTGCTAGCGCGTGTCGCTGCCAACATTGCCTTGCCCACATCCCCGCCCCGAAtctttcctccctctccctcgcaggCTCATCGCGCATCCAGCACCTCAAAGAGGCGCACgtgggcacgcacacgct
This genomic window contains:
- a CDS encoding putative calpain, which encodes MGTKQSPYTYPDTLTHTHTEIEPFAAMPSNAELYIYYCRRSACHPNSAVKRYLDDTASSPLEVVDVSANYLGTRGLIPVLDLVKNTKTVHTLDLSNNMMELEHVEHLAYCLALHPCMRTVRLCNDGLHDGHVDALLQLLAENASIEHVSVEGNNLTAASVQAIARALEKSKAVRAQRRREEEEHDSYLKSHTPRARLSFQARLSDHISAAESGGYTHYATWWKNPQYSVKLSRSSRVLFVLECAHAEAANQVGMLLMRHDGVHRVVEILADTLVVESSIEDQRCAMEAHLRMDESYVVMPFSFNVGRAVDFTLVATLRNDHTAQEEGWITVERLNARYDWCMRTVEAAWTSDNAGGGPDCLSWRRNDMYHLTCANTAAAAGQQQQPSFMATVHVLLMKEADPYENDSRAIGLDVVTYDVHNATAPPLLCTPEVVRASHSHQRKTFISLQFSMPVAELDVFVVPSTAEARQTGTYSITVFSSVSVDFARSAFPHGWRYRTVTGYWDADCCGGCRQLYQSWKNNPATEVCVEDAAKSLVACVEVHAAEATTVAQSAEEKTATAAAEETPAAMERKAELEELRQRHRSSKREVCVAVVSCSPPSYAELAVSALSEKSAMAVASDIQQPVFVVPMLRHAAETGAYTLELFSSSSFVVCGATQSLAVRQRKAQLAAYSAENGRRAAQQNAEQQACRGGADLPALREERRAILDRLYATDLPFVDRDFPRGTSSLFLDPAGAPPLNFPAVTEW
- a CDS encoding putative calpain, whose product is MPFREHTCDTDALYCISASCSGPATVSIAHVTPNAITTVAGQWDSNVGAPDSPLWRNNPQFFLSPVEAMEVTITLRTAHPTSGVRGFTVHNTQRCSSFLTFEPPTVVASAAADTVGGVPTCVVRLAGMKERRGMPYVVVPYSSGGAEDFSVEVTANRSVQLRPIDPRLDWHRVRQNVSISAEKGNAGGSLAFPSWRFNTQMALTFPVEREGRLFISARRLRSADPRVKVGMVLMRSSRTVSGGYRRLLVYAEADIVARSSERAGGEATLATEVNLSAGQGALVLLVHADQPYKEAEVEVSVYSAATVEVQPVVEWTKVLWKEGSWELGTTAGGSRTHFANWINNPFYGLSVIRSTKVVVLLLQYPRDREHPKVRRYGQKKAFLPPPIEFKERCTTIELSIVKYDKDLSEVASVNAGTAAEAYLVTELLPDQPYLLVPCTSEPQHDGDFKLFVFADHPIDLFEAEKPRLPYV
- a CDS encoding DNA topoisomerase 1A codes for the protein MLRRSVRALEKLVIVESPNKVIKVEGLLSDPKVIPDWSFNNSKLRAISTGAEKAIAMATTGHFMSLKELTWSPQSSSPASRVTSADFPSNGLLVSFSLEWELIPGRRIQDTVSHYIEEKADNLTEIIVATDPDREGELIAVHAQNLIRSMFPQLNVPFTRAYMHSITAEGIRRAMEERHEAFDYNLANAAEARHAMDRIFGFLGSSVVRYANPQMRSIGRVQTPALILIKDREDKIKSYLDSHASTFEIQAVCYFTSKHNRRFSQVVKVTPAHKGGAAPVDWSDEATVKQRCEQWALNLATHFSVSPGAKPQETVTPPPKPFTMATLIARANRQLHYSSDMVSLCLQDLFQMGYITYPRTDSTRIDESILPSIYAAVRREHGKRLLQEQDGPSKSGSRRSTAQKEAADANVEDAHEAIRPTNIDTTVEELGAVSAPMKHIYDLVRRNTMAVHMIPMKTERIVVLVACKAANGEEVEFELQGKHVVEPGWSAAFRGSKGTATPVTETDQDMEAVEDGGVVVPSISDDEFKAIMDFATQRGGGTGVKKGSMQLESAQVAENRPSPPLPFSEGGLIEQLKNNGVGRPSTYPMIVKTLLARNYITVKKGRCETTPVGRMLVDTSRATFPSIVDIGFTSAFEKKLDRIAKPGSAKEWALPPNVSDADYVLSSFISNFLNYVTEATKAHRVAITTRSLVLQQEKRVASNTPMSPTDFQANLVKEAKRVLTQVPDLVDNMKSYRTFTALQNSLNDYLRRNFPPSAAAVTPASSSGTARSYGSSSSSEKKKESHGATWKVDKKTPRRFRAKPKKPKK